One bacterium DNA window includes the following coding sequences:
- a CDS encoding FGGY family carbohydrate kinase, with translation LLASASHPTPIYHRGPGIVEQDAESWWESLVLAIEKLHKKIGWDPKDIEAIGVSSQGGTFVPLSKDITPLMSGITWLDNRGRSEAEQISQKEESNYFYLKTGHNLKGWSPPAVLKWISVNHPSVSQKIDRISFVADYINYKLTDRFFLDPTSAQMSCIYNINSGFWDEDILRISGLENKNLPELLNSNQVGGTVTKKVSQQINVLEGTPVVSGGHDQYCASLGAGATKSGDCLLSCGTAWVLLITSNKLTFLSKKGWTPGRNTQNKMFGLMSSIGNAGIILGWMRNNLKIDNFDTELPLNAEVIPDFSLGEGVIKNISLSTTGAEIYQATIKSLVMRLHNRLKDIEEVNPVHRLFMVGGATKEPLLPKMVKNLTGKEVVISDVLESAGKGAALLALNRT, from the coding sequence TTATTGGCTTCTGCTTCCCACCCTACCCCAATATACCATCGAGGACCTGGGATAGTTGAACAAGATGCAGAAAGTTGGTGGGAATCTTTAGTTTTAGCTATAGAAAAATTACATAAAAAAATAGGTTGGGACCCAAAAGATATTGAGGCAATTGGGGTTAGTAGCCAGGGAGGCACTTTTGTTCCCTTGAGTAAAGATATAACTCCCCTTATGAGCGGAATCACCTGGTTGGATAATAGAGGTAGAAGCGAAGCTGAACAAATCTCTCAAAAAGAGGAATCAAACTATTTTTATCTTAAAACTGGTCATAATTTGAAAGGATGGTCACCGCCTGCTGTATTAAAATGGATATCTGTGAACCATCCTTCTGTTTCCCAAAAAATCGATAGGATTTCTTTTGTTGCAGACTATATTAATTATAAACTTACTGACCGCTTTTTTTTAGACCCAACATCTGCACAGATGAGTTGTATATATAATATTAACTCTGGGTTCTGGGATGAAGATATATTAAGAATATCTGGGCTTGAAAATAAGAATCTTCCAGAACTTCTTAACTCAAATCAAGTTGGTGGTACTGTAACAAAAAAAGTTTCTCAACAGATAAACGTTTTAGAAGGAACGCCTGTTGTTTCAGGTGGGCACGACCAATATTGTGCTTCCCTTGGAGCTGGTGCAACAAAAAGCGGAGATTGTCTGCTCTCCTGCGGGACTGCTTGGGTTCTTTTAATTACATCTAATAAGTTAACTTTTCTTTCAAAGAAAGGATGGACCCCCGGAAGAAATACCCAAAACAAAATGTTTGGGCTTATGTCCTCTATAGGAAACGCTGGTATTATTTTGGGGTGGATGAGAAACAATTTAAAAATTGATAATTTTGACACCGAATTGCCTCTCAATGCTGAGGTTATTCCAGATTTTTCTCTCGGTGAAGGTGTAATTAAAAATATTAGTTTGTCCACAACAGGAGCTGAAATTTATCAGGCAACTATAAAATCTCTTGTGATGAGACTTCATAATAGACTAAAAGATATTGAAGAAGTTAACCCTGTCCATCGTCTTTTTATGGTTGGGGGCGCAACCAAAGAACCGCTTCTTCCCAAAATGGTAAAAAACCTTACAGGGAAGGAGGTCGTTATTTCCGATGTTCTCGAATCTGCAGGTAAGGGAGCAGCCCTTCTTGCTTTGAATAGAACTTAA